The following coding sequences are from one Nicotiana tabacum cultivar K326 chromosome 1, ASM71507v2, whole genome shotgun sequence window:
- the LOC107832103 gene encoding 17.3 kDa class II heat shock protein-like, translated as MDFRLMEIDTPLFHTLQHLMDATGEDSDKSVNAPSRNYVRDAKAMAATPADVKEYPNSYVFVVDMPGLKSGDIKVQVEDDNVLLISGERKREEEKEGAKYIRMERRIGKFMRKFSLPENANTDAISAVCQDGVLTVTVQKLPPPEPKKPKTIEVKIA; from the coding sequence ATGGATTTCAGGCTAATGGAAATTGACACACCACTGTTCCACACTCTCCAGCACCTTATGGACGCCACCGGTGAAGATTCCGACAAGTCCGTCAACGCCCCATCAAGGAACTATGTACGTGACGCTAAGGCAATGGCTGCAACACCAGCCGACGTGAAGGAATACCCTAATTCCTATGTTTTCGTTGTGGACATGCCAGGGTTGAAATCCGGAGATATTAAGGTGCAGGTGGAAGATGACAACGTGCTGCTGATCAGTGGAGAAAGgaagagagaagaagagaaagaagggGCTAAGTATATTAGAATGGAGAGAAGGATTGGAAAATTCATGAGGAAATTTTCTCTGCCGGAGAATGCGAATACTGATGCCATTTCTGCTGTTTGTCAAGACGGGGTCTTGACTGTTACTGTCCAGAAGTTGCCTCCTCCAGAGCCCAAGAAACCCAAAACTATCGAGGTCAAAATTGCATGA
- the LOC107813676 gene encoding LOW QUALITY PROTEIN: 17.3 kDa class II heat shock protein (The sequence of the model RefSeq protein was modified relative to this genomic sequence to represent the inferred CDS: deleted 1 base in 1 codon), producing MDFRLMGIDTPLFHTLQHLMDAAGEDSDKSVNAPSRNYVRDAKAMAATPADVKEYPNSYVFVVDMPGLKSGDIKVQVEDDNVLLISGERKREEEKEGAKYIRMERRIGKFMRKFTLPENANTDAISAVCQDGVLTVTVQKLPPPEPKKPKTIEVKIG from the exons ATGGATTTCAGGCTAATGGGAATTGACACACCACTGTTCCACACTCTCCAGCACCTTATGGACGCC GCCGGTGAAGATTCCGACAAGTCCGTCAATGCCCCATCAAGGAACTATGTACGTGACGCTAAGGCAATGGCTGCAACACCAGCCGACGTGAAGGAATACCCTAATTCCTATGTTTTCGTTGTGGACATGCCAGGGTTGAAATCCGGAGATATTAAGGTGCAGGTGGAAGATGACAACGTGCTGCTGATCAGTGGAGAAAGgaagagagaagaagagaaagaagggGCTAAGTATATTAGAATGGAGAGAAGGATTGGAAAATTCATGAGGAAATTTACTCTGCCGGAGAATGCAAATACTGATGCGATTTCTGCTGTTTGTCAAGATGGGGTTTTGACTGTGACTGTCCAGAAGTTGCCGCCACCTGAGCCTAAGAAACCCAAAACTATCGAGGTTAAAATTGGATGA